From the Ciconia boyciana chromosome 24, ASM3463844v1, whole genome shotgun sequence genome, one window contains:
- the APC2 gene encoding adenomatous polyposis coli protein 2 isoform X1 encodes MSGSIASYDQLVRQVEALKKENSHLRRELEDNSNHLSKLENETSDMKEVLKHLQGKLEQEARVMVSSGQTEVLDQLKALQMDITSLYNLKFPPEVAGAGRSAEDTQPPPASHRDSSGDLGRATLRLLEELDRERCFLLGEIEKEEKEKVWYYTQLQSLATRLDELPHVETFSMQMDLIRQQLEFEAQHIRSLMEERFGTADEMVQRAQIRASRLEQIDKELMEAQDKVQQPEPQLCGKVPGMEGDGSLDPPTHPEEGGSSLGSSKVEVVFWLLSMLATRDKDDMSRTLLAMSSSQESCLAMRKSGCLPLLIQILHDSDGEPGPPESPAGAKDARMRANAALHNIVFSQPDEGQAKKEMRVLHVLEQIRSYSETCWDWLQMQSRDGGRGPEGSAAPVPIEPQICQATCAIMKLSFDEEYRRAMNELGGLQAVAELLQVDYEMHKMTSDSLNLALRRYAGMALTNLTFGDVVNKATLCSRRGCMEAIVAQLGSDSEELHQVVSSILRNLSWRADINSKKVLREVGSVTGLTRCALHAGKESTLKSVLSALWNLSAHSTENKAAICGVEGALGFLVSTLTYKCQSNSLAIIESGGGILRNVSSLIATREDYRQVLRDHNCLQTLLQHLRSHSLTIVSNACGTLWNLSARSPRDQELLWDLGAVSMLRNLIHSKHKMIAMGSAAALRNLLTNRPPKYKDAAVISPGSCMPSLYMRKQKALEAELDAKHLAETFDTMEKQSLKSQNAKKPTRHIENLVKDYASDSGCFDDDEVPNVSTGVETASASVLSMFLNSSFLQGQALPRALAQRRCPEPEKDGSGKPAEPKKLPLPEDDVSLAAEKLANKISSTVAKIDKLVEDISTMHTSSDDSFSLSSEDHCLDWQYGPEEVHEARAQSCSPCRLSDTGGFAKRESLSRAHTLLRLKTAYTSLSNDSLNSGSTSDGYCTKEHMKPCTRAAFLDYRDELQRYQKRPSRLDLKSILGGKPERVEPPALTGRDAAELDKPEQRDLPERAKKTVTFPSPKTLDKEPEWKKEAGSKPCPDPQVRTIKLSPSYQHIPLLESLAKSGAAAAAGHHPSLLGRKQAWLPPALLQTAETLSKIPEKLPAHPPATTEQESVQKYSVEDTPICFSRCSSLSSLSSADNVLDGQSHSENDLDSDSSLEILEMEEGDGEGEDGRQEKDKAADLGPATPVRISQPITIPFPKRDKVFLRESSPSRQEDLTPSSSSENYIQETPLVMSRCSSVSSLGSFESPSIASSIQSDPCSEMISGTISPSELPDSPGQTMPPSRSKTPLFELGCQPEKETSQFNIQWENNVKKFMEITDFKERFQLPQDLDSMVYFTVEKPNENFSCASSLSALPLHEHYVQKDVELKLMPTFPEKNSLNFVAHEKREERREERYLEGRRRADRPEPPSDDDIEILKECISSAMPSRFRKVKTSLLSGQVLHPQTKKPVHVPVYMLVPAHTHPGVPKHLRASARDLFKDDDSFTDSADGTPVNFSSAASLSDETLRYPATEEAQHPHGVGTGVPVGVLPEGHHETGSAGTIPARRATSSSSAPAQLSSACKGKAGSSRGQGGEGKRGKQPPAKSGPSLELEVGRTSGPPGRKDAPQEDGVAFQSLCHTTPTEEAVYCFYEQDSDELPEAGREVSGSRAQPSRVPRRERWGGSVPRREPEPGPRPAKAKPQNNLIADETPPCYSLSSSMSSLSDANLSDGEERGQPCGKAPQPRSAAAVGQAQGGSPSSPSLNSEDDLLQKCIGSAMPKRRRPSARRRTVERKQKPLGTGGRERKAEARHCPAEDAGSDRGSDLDSVEWQAIQEGANSIVTWLHQAAASLSREPSSESDSILSFVSGLSVGSTLQLSLGRQEKKRAGSVAGRDAVRREHSKSRPERKDVPGARPAGRGNARAERSPAPTKPAPNLPVVFRGRTVIYMPSLAKDTPSPRAALKKSPVAKPEAPAAKNLSLSQQRSRSLHRLGKPPETGDLALPKRSTTPPARIGKGPPSSGSSRTSTPSQHAPKKLPSPSQLAKQGSLATGKAGGSPSPPGPPARAPAPKSPAPKQSKTQKSPVRIPFMQKPSRKVLPGRGAMPVLEEQADGGKARGNGPGAPGGGRLNLVRMSSARSSGSDSDRSGFLRQLTFIKESSSLLLRHRTELSPAQPATSLPRRTSPQRSRTTLPAVFLCSSRCEELKAAKRAAPSPRPLIPRAQPGGKVPASAKPPRRTSSESPSRLPVKTGIPTPEPFKRYSSSPNISVVRRTGSPSSVLSARSEASARRRQTEAAPSGQPAKPPVVMMKGTWRRIRDEDIPHILKSTLPSSALPLAGAGEEERPGTPGPRKTSDAVVQTEDFSTTKTNSSTSPTLETREGPPHTRAACDGEAPAPAKATLPISFGHDAPAGTFPASRHGSPSRAARVTPFNYVPSPMAVTVVADKAVEKIQA; translated from the exons ATGTCTGGCTCCATCGCCTCGTACGACCAGCTGGTGCGGCAGGTGGAGGCGCTGAAGAAGGAGAACAGCCACCTCCGGCGGGAGCTGGAGGACAACTCCAACCACCTCTCCAAGCTGGAGAATGAGACCTCGGACATGAAA GAGGTCCTGAAGCACCTCCAGGgcaagctggagcaggaggcGCGGGTCATGGTGTCCTCGGGGCAGACGGAGGTCCTGGACCAGCTGAAAG ccctgcagatgGACATCACCAGCCTCTACAACCTCAAGTTCCCACCGGAGGTGGCCGGAGCCGGGCGCAGCGCTGAGGACACTCAGCCACCACCCGCATCCCACCGGGACAGCTCCGGGGACCTGGGCAGAGCCACCCTccggctgctggaggagcttgACCGGGAGAG GTGCTTCCTGCTGGGCGAGATcgagaaggaggagaaggagaaggtgtGGTACTACAcccagctgcagagcctggccacgcGCCTGGATGAGCTGCCGCACGTGGAGACG ttCTCCATGCAGATGGATCTCATCCGGCAGCAGCTGGAGTTCGAGGCCCAGCACATCCGCTCGCTGATGGAGGAGCGCTTCGGCACGGCGGACGAGATGGTGCAGCGGGCGCAG ATCCGCGCATCCCGGCTGGAGCAGATCGACAAAGAGCTCATGGAGGCGCAGGATAAGGTGCAGCAGCCGGAGCCGCAG ctctgcgGGAAGGTGCCGGGCATGGAGGGGGACGGCAGCCTGGACCCCCCGACCCACCCCGAGGAGGggggcagcagcctgggcagcagcaag GTGGAGGTGGTCTTCTGGCTCCTGTCCATGCTGGCCACGCGGGACAAGGACGACATGTCCCGCACGCTGCTGGCCATGTCCAGCTCGCAGGAGAGCTGCCTGGCCATGCGCAAGTcgggctgcctgcccctgctcaTCCAGATCCTGCACGACTCGGACGGCGAGCCGGGCCCCCCCGAGAGCCCCGCCGGTGCCAAGGACGCCCGCATGCGTGCCAACGCCGCCCTCCACAACATCGTCTTCTCCCAGCCCGACGAGGGCCAGGCCAAGAAGGAGATGCGGGTGCTGCACGTGCTGGAGCAGATCCGCTCCTACTCGGAGACCTGCTGGGACTGGCTGCAGATGCAGAGCAGGGACGGGGGCAGAGGCCCCGAGGGCAGCGCGG CGCCGGTGCCCATCGAGCCCCAGATCTGCCAGGCCACCTGCGCCATCATGAAGCTCTCCTTCGATGAGGAGTACCGGCGGGCCATGAACGAGCTGG GCGGGCTGCAGGCggtggctgagctgctgcaggtggACTACGAGATGCACAAGATGACGAGCGACTCCCTGAACCTGGCACTGCGACGCTACGCGGGGATGGCCCTCACCAACCTCACCTTCGGCGACGTGGTCAACAAG GCGACGCTGTGCTCCCGCCGGGGCTGCATGGAGGCCATTGTGGCTCAGCTGGGCTCCGACAGCGAGGAGCTGCACCAG GTGGTCTCCAGCATCCTGAGGAACCTCTCTTGGCGGGCTGACATCAACAGCAAGAAGGTGCTGCGGGAGGTGGGCAGCGTGACCGGGCTGACGCGGTGCGCGCTGCACGCCGGCAAG GAGTCCACACTGAAGAGCGTCCTGAGCGCGCTGTGGAACCTGTCGGCGCACAGCACGGAGAACAAAGCCGCCATCTGCGGGGTGGAGGGAGCCCTGGGCTTCCTGGTGAGCACCCTCACCTACAAGTGCCAGAGCAACTCGCTGGCCATCATCGAGAGCGGCGGCGGCATCCTCAGGAACGTCTCCAGCCTCATCGCCACACGGGAGGACTACAG GCAGGTGCTCCGGGACCACAACTGCCTGCAGACGCTGCTGCAGCACCTGCGCTCGCACAGCCTCACCATCGTCAGCAACGCCTGCGGCACCCTCTGGAACCTGtccgcccgcagcccccgcgaccaggagctgctctgggaCCTGGGAGCGGTCAGCATGCTGCGCAACCTCATCCATTCCAAGCACAAGATGATCGCCATGGGCAGCGCGGCCGCTCTCCGCAACCTCCTCACCAACCGGCCCCCCAAGTACAAGGATGCCGCCGTCATCTCGCCAGGCTCCTGCATGCCCTCGCTCTACATGCGCAAGCAGAAGGCGCTGGAGGCCGAACTGGATGCCAAGCACTTGGCCGAGACCTTCGACACCATGGAGAAGCAGAGCCTGAAGAGCCAGAACGCCAAGAAGCCGACGCGGCACATAGAGAACCTGGTGAAGGACTATGCCTCCGACTCCGGCTGCTTTGACGATGATGAGGTGCCCAACGTCTCCACCGGCGTGGAGACGGCCAGCGCCTCCGTCCTCTCCATGTTCCTCAactcctccttcctccaggGGCAGGCGCTGCCCCGGGCGCTGGCACAGAGGCGATGCCCGGAGCCAGAGAAGGATGGCAGCGGCAAGCCAGCTGAGCCCAAGAAGCTGCCGCTGCCGGAGGATGACGTCTCGCTGGCCGCCGAGAAGTTGGCCAACAAGATCTCCAGCACAGTGGCCAAGATCGACAAGCTGGTGGAGGACATCTCCACCATGCACACGTCCTCGGATGACAGCTTCAGCCTCAGCTCGGAGGACCACTGCCTGGACTGGCAGTACGGCCCCGAGGAGGTGCACGAGGCGCGTGCCCAGTCCTGCTCGCCGTGCCGTCTCTCAGACACCGGCGGCTTTGCCAAGCGGGAGAGCCTGAGCCGGGCGCACACGCTGCTGCGACTCAAGACTGCCTACACCAGCCTGTCCAACGACAGCCTCAACAGCGGCAGCACCAGCGACGGCTACTGCACCAAGGAGCACATGAAGCCCTGCACCAGGGCCGCCTTCCTCGACTACCGGGACGAGCTGCAGCGGTACCAGAAGCGGCCGAGCCGGCTAGACCTCAAGAGCATCCTGGGCGGCAAGCCGGAGCGGGTCGAACCCCCCGCGCTCACGGGCAGGGACGCGGCCGAGCTGGACAAGCCGGAGCAGCGAGACCTGCCCGAACGGGCCAAGAAGACGGTGACTTTCCCCAGCCCCAAGACGCTGGACAAGGAGCCCGAGTGGAAGAAGGAGGCGGGCAGCAAGCCCTGCCCTGACCCCCAGGTCCGCACCATCAAACTCTCCCCGTCCTACCAGCATATCCCACTGCTTGAAAGCCTGGCCAAGAGCGGGgcagccgctgccgccggccaCCACCCCTCCCTCCTGGGCAGAAAGCAAGCCTGGCTcccccctgcgctgctgcagACGGCCGAGACCTTGAGCAAGATCCCAGAGAAGCTGCCTGCCCACCCACCAGCCACGACAGAGCAGGAGTCGGTGCAGAAATACTCGGTGGAGGACACCCCGATCTGCTTCTCCCGGTGcagctccctctcctctctctcctcgGCCGACAATGTGCTGGATGGGCAGAGCCACAGCGAGAACGACCTGGACAGCGACTCCTCCCTGGAGATcctggagatggaggaaggGGACGGGGAAGGTGAGGatgggaggcaggagaaggacAAGGCGGCGGATCTGGGTCCGGCCACGCCGGTGAGGATTTCGCAGCCTATCACCATCCCCTTCCCGAAGCGTGACAAGGTCTTCCTGCGGGAGTCATCACCGTCACGCCAGGAGGACCTCACGCCCTCGAGCTCCTCGGAGAACTACATCCAGGAGACGCCGCTGGTGATGAGCCGCTGCAGCTCCGTCAGCTCCCTGGGCAGCTTCGAGAGCCCCTCCATCGCCAGCTCCATCCAGAGCGACCCTTGCAGCGAGATGATCAGCGGCACCATCAGTCCCAGCGAGCTGCCCGACAGCCCTGGGCAGACCATGCCGCCCAGCCGCAGCAAGACGCCCCTCTTCGAGCTGGGCTGCCAACCGGAGAAGGAGACCAGCCAGTTCAACATCCAGTGGGAGAACAACGTCAAGAAGTTCATGGAGATCACCGACTTTAAGGAACGCTTCCAGCTTCCCCAGGACCTGGACTCCATGGTCTACTTCACGGTGGAGAAACCCAACGAGAACTTCTCCTGCGCCTCCAGCCTGAGCGCCCTGCCCCTCCACGAGCACTATGTCCAGAAGGACGTGGAGCTCAAGCTGATGCCCACGTTCCCGGAGAAGAACAGCTTGAATTTCGTGGCTCACGAGAAGCGGGAGGAGCGGCGGGAGGAGCGGTACCTGGAGGGCCGGCGGCGGGCTGACCGCCCCGAGCCCCCCTCCGATGATGACATCGAGATCCTGAAGGAGTGCATCAGCTCCGCCATGCCCTCCCGCTTCCGCAAGGTGAAGACCTCCCTGCTCTCCGGCCAGGTCCTGCACCCCCAGACGAAGAAGCCGGTGCACGTCCCTGTGTACATGCTGGTGCCAGCCCACACGCACCCCGGCGTCCCCAAGCACCTGCGTGCCAGCGCCCGCGACCTCTTCAAGGACGACGACTCCTTCACTGACTCGGCTGACGGGACCCCCGTCAACTTCTCCAGCGCCGCCTCACTGAGCGACGAGACCCTGCGCTACCCGGCCACCGAGGAGGCTCAGCATCCCCACGGCGTGGGCACGGGGGTCCCGGTGGGGGTCCTGCCCGAGGGGCACCACGAGACGGGCAGCGCCGGCACCATCCCGGCCAGGAgagccacctccagcagctcgGCGCCTGCCCAGCTGAGCTCAGCCTGCAAAGGGAAAGCGGGGTCGAGCCGTGGCCAAGGCGGGGAAGGCAAGCGGGGGAAGCAGCCCCCCGCCAAGAGCGGACccagcctggagctggaggtggggaggaCCAGCGGTCCCCCTGGGCGGAAGGACGCTCCCCAGGAGGATGGGGTGGCCTTCCAGTCGCTGTGCCACACCACGCCGACGGAGGAAGCCGTCTACTGCTTCTATGAGCAGGACTCGGATGAGCTGCCCGAGGCGGGCAGGGAGGTGtctggcagcagagcccagcccagccgggTGCCCAGGAGGGAGCGCTGGGGCGGCTCTGTTCCCCGCAGGGAGCCCGAGCCTGGTCCCCGGCCGGCGAAGGCGAAACCCCAGAACAACCTCATCGCTGACGAGACGCCGCCGTGCTACTCCCTCAGCTCCTCCATGAGCTCCCTGAGCGATGCCAACCTCTCCGACGGCGAGGAGCGGGGCCAGCCCTGCGGCAAAGCCCCCCAGCCGCGGTCGGCCGCGGCAGTGGGGCAGGCACAGGGtggctcccccagctcccccagcctcaACTCGGAGGATGACCTGCTGCAGAAGTGCATCGGCTCGGCCATGCCCAAGCGCCGGCGGCCCTCGGCTCGCCGGAGGACGGTGGAGCGCAAGCAGAAGCCGCTGGGCACCGGCGGGAGGGAGCGGAAAGCGGAGGCGAGGCATTGCCCTGCCGAGGACGCCGGATCCGACCGGGGCTCGGACCTGGACAGCGTGGAGTGGCAAGCCATCCAGGAAGGTGCCAACTCCATCGTCACCTGGCTGCAccaggctgctgcctccctctcaCGGGAGCCTTCCTCCGAGTCCGACTCCATCCTCTCCTTCGTGTCAGGGCTCTCTGTCGGGTCCaccctgcagctctccctgggcaggcaggagaagaaacGGGCCGGCAGCGTGGCCGGCCGGGATGCGGTGAGGAGGGAGCACAGCAAGAGCCGCCCAGAGAGGAAGGATGTGCCGGGTGCCCGTCCTGCCGGCCGCGGAAACGCCAGGGCGGAGCGGAGCCCGGCACCCACCAAGCCAGCGCCCAACCTGCCCGTGGTCTTCCGCGGCAGGACCGTCATCTACATGCCCAGCCTGGCCAAGGACACCCCCAGCCCGCGGGCCGCTCTGAAGAAAAGCCCCGTGGCCAAGCCCGAGGCGCCGGCAGCCAAGAACCTCTCCCTGAGCCAGCAGCGCTCACGGAGCCTGCACCGGCTGGGCAAGCCCCCCGAAACCGGGGACCTGGCACTGCCCAAGAGGAGCACGACACCTCCTGCCCGCATCGGCAAGGGACCCCCCTCCTCGGGCTCCTCCCGCACCTCCACCCCCTCCCAGCACGCACCCAAGAAGCTGCCGTCGCCCTCCCAGCTCGCCAAGCAGGGTTCCCTGGCCACAGGCAAGGCGGGCGGCTCGCCGTccccgccgggacccccggccAGAGCCCCAGCCCCCAAGTCCCCGGCCCCCAAGCAGTCCAAGACGCAGAAGTCGCCCGTCCGCATCCCCTTCATGCAGAAGCCCAGCAGGAAGGTgctgccgggccggggggcCATGCcggtgctggaggagcaggcGGACGGTGGCAAGGCACGGGGCAACGggccgggggcaccggggggtGGCCGGCTCAACCTGGTGCGGATGTCGTCCGCTCGTTCCAGCGGGAGCGACTCGGACCGCTCCGGCTTCCTGCGCCAGCTCACCTTCATCAAGGAAtcctccagcctgctgctgcgGCACCGCACCGAGCTCTCCCCGGCGCAGCCGGCGACCTCGCTGCCTCGCCGCACCTCGCCGCAGCGCAGCCGCACCACCCTCCCGGCCgtcttcctctgctcctcccgCTGCGAGGAGCTCAAAGCGGCCAAGcgagcagcccccagcccacgGCCCCTCATCCCCAGGGCCCAGCCTGGCGGCAAAGTCCCCGCCAGTGCCAAGCCGCCGCGGAGAACCAGCTCTGAGAGCCCGTCGCGGCTGCCGGTGAAGACCGGCATCCCCACACCCGAGCCCTTCAAGAGATACTCGTCCTCGCCCAACATCAGCGTGGTGCGGAGGACGGGCAGCCCTTCCTCCGTCCTCTCCGCCCGCTCCGAGGCTtcggcgcggcggcggcagaCCGAGGCGGCGCCAAGTGGGCAGCCGGCGAAGCCACCGGTGGTGATGATGAAGGGCACGTGGCGGAGGATTCGGGACGAAGACATTCCCCACATCCTCAAGAGCaccctgccctcctctgccctgccgCTGGCGGGCGCCGGCGAGGAGGAACGCCCTGGCACCCCCGGCCCCAGGAAGACCAGCGACGCCGTGGTGCAGACCGAGGACTTCTCCACCACCAAGACCAACTCCAGCACCTCTCCCACGCTGGAGACCCGCGAGGGGCCCCCGCACACCCGCGCCGCCTGCGACGGCGAAGCCCCAGCCCCCGCCAAGGCCACCCTGCCCATCTCCTTCGGCCACGACGCGCCGGCCGGGACCTTCCCCGCCAGCCGGCACGGCTCCCCGAGCAGAGCCGCCCGCGTCACCCCCTTCAACTacgtccccagccccatggcggTGACGGTGGTGGCCGACAAGGCGGTGGAGAAAATCCAGGCttga